The following coding sequences are from one Elusimicrobium minutum Pei191 window:
- a CDS encoding type IV pilin protein, whose protein sequence is MKKGFTLIEIAVVVLVIAILAAIALPQYRKSLERSRAAEAFDILTEIRNKQESRDLLGTGTAKGYTVKFSDLGEVIAGKTSTTNTLDTKLFSYVLSDNPYPQAYAKRKDLDYSIVQTKGYQDSALCCIGKDCDMVDNVLKGCEKTACPTTCAAGYKRTGYFFSEDGPCCEAKTSCPTTCPTGQKRSSVQYTEDGACCVAKTSCPTTCPTGQQRTSVQYSEDGACCVSKTSCPATCPTGQKRTSAQYYEDGACCVSKTACPTTCPTGQQRTSVQYYEDGACCVTKTACPATCPTGQKRTSAQYYEDGACCTAKTACPATCPTGQERTSVQYSEDGACCQTKTCGSGQTLVGGVCKTACPATCPTGQERTSAQYSEDGACCKAKTCPTGQTLVGGVCKTACPATCPTGQERTSAQYSEDGACCKAKTCPTGQTLVGGVCKTSCPITCPIGQQRTTVQYTEDGACCKSKPCPLVPQSIIDDCNNASYAVWNESECGCRCCNKQHGNPYLEPSTGIVRCLPTGVAAYLCAV, encoded by the coding sequence ATGAAAAAAGGGTTCACCTTAATAGAAATAGCTGTGGTAGTTTTAGTAATAGCTATTTTAGCGGCTATAGCTTTGCCGCAGTACAGAAAGTCGTTAGAACGCTCAAGAGCTGCCGAAGCTTTTGACATCCTTACAGAGATAAGGAACAAACAAGAATCCAGGGATTTACTTGGCACGGGCACCGCCAAAGGCTATACTGTAAAGTTTAGCGATTTGGGGGAAGTAATAGCGGGCAAAACCTCCACAACAAACACGTTAGACACAAAACTTTTTTCATATGTTCTTTCAGATAATCCTTACCCTCAGGCGTACGCCAAAAGAAAAGATTTAGATTATTCAATAGTTCAAACCAAAGGCTACCAAGACAGCGCATTGTGTTGTATAGGCAAAGACTGCGATATGGTAGATAATGTTTTAAAAGGGTGTGAGAAGACAGCGTGTCCTACAACATGCGCGGCTGGATATAAAAGAACAGGGTACTTTTTTTCGGAAGACGGGCCTTGCTGTGAAGCTAAAACGTCGTGCCCGACAACATGTCCTACGGGACAAAAAAGAAGCAGCGTGCAGTATACGGAAGATGGAGCGTGCTGCGTAGCCAAAACATCATGCCCGACAACATGTCCTACAGGCCAGCAGAGGACAAGCGTACAATATAGTGAAGACGGAGCATGCTGCGTATCAAAAACGTCGTGTCCCGCAACATGTCCTACAGGTCAAAAGAGAACAAGTGCCCAATATTATGAAGACGGAGCATGCTGCGTATCAAAAACAGCGTGTCCTACAACGTGTCCTACAGGACAGCAGAGGACAAGCGTACAATATTATGAAGACGGAGCCTGCTGCGTAACAAAAACAGCGTGTCCCGCAACATGTCCTACGGGTCAAAAAAGAACAAGTGCCCAATATTATGAAGACGGAGCATGCTGCACGGCTAAAACAGCGTGTCCTGCGACATGTCCTACGGGCCAGGAAAGAACAAGCGTGCAATACAGTGAAGACGGAGCGTGTTGCCAAACCAAAACCTGCGGCAGCGGACAAACCCTTGTTGGTGGAGTATGTAAAACAGCGTGTCCCGCCACATGCCCCACGGGCCAGGAAAGGACATCCGCGCAATACAGTGAAGACGGAGCGTGCTGCAAAGCAAAAACATGTCCCACAGGGCAAACCCTTGTTGGTGGAGTATGTAAAACAGCGTGTCCCGCCACATGTCCCACGGGCCAGGAAAGGACATCCGCGCAATACAGTGAAGACGGAGCGTGCTGCAAAGCAAAAACATGTCCCACAGGGCAAACCCTTGTTGGTGGAGTATGCAAAACATCATGTCCCATTACATGTCCTATAGGCCAGCAGAGGACAACCGTCCAATATACCGAAGACGGAGCATGCTGTAAAAGTAAACCATGCCCGTTAGTCCCGCAATCGATAATTGATGATTGTAACAATGCTTCTTATGCCGTGTGGAACGAAAGTGAATGCGGTTGCAGATGTTGTAATAAGCAACATGGGAATCCATATTTAGAACCTTCTACAGGTATTGTAAGATGTCTCCCCACAGGTGTAGCAGCATATTTATGTGCGGTGTAA
- a CDS encoding OmpA family protein, whose product MKKIVLTVAAGALILAACTTPGKNTGIGAATGAAVGAVGGAVIAHNTGGKAETGAIIGGLAGAALGGGIGNYYDKQAKELAAIATVERNADGSIRVIMKNDILFATGSAELSSQAINDIAAMSKVFKKYPYNIIVVEGHTDSTGSASFNQTLSENRARAVYNQLIANNVKTYSIGYRGYGASNPIASNDTAAGRAQNRRVTLNIKADKKTVEANYKG is encoded by the coding sequence ATGAAAAAAATAGTTTTAACAGTAGCAGCAGGTGCTTTAATTTTAGCTGCCTGTACAACCCCCGGTAAAAACACCGGAATCGGCGCGGCAACAGGCGCTGCGGTAGGCGCAGTTGGCGGCGCTGTTATCGCTCATAACACAGGCGGCAAAGCGGAAACAGGCGCTATTATCGGCGGTCTTGCAGGCGCGGCTTTAGGCGGCGGAATAGGCAATTATTACGATAAACAGGCAAAAGAACTTGCCGCTATCGCGACAGTTGAAAGAAACGCTGATGGCAGTATCAGAGTTATTATGAAAAATGATATTTTGTTTGCCACAGGCAGCGCGGAGCTTTCCTCACAGGCTATTAACGATATTGCCGCTATGAGTAAAGTTTTTAAAAAATATCCCTATAACATAATCGTGGTTGAAGGGCATACTGATTCAACCGGTTCAGCTTCTTTTAACCAGACATTATCTGAAAACAGAGCCAGGGCTGTATATAACCAGCTTATCGCAAATAATGTTAAAACCTACAGCATCGGGTACAGAGGTTACGGCGCTTCCAATCCTATTGCCAGCAATGACACAGCAGCTGGCCGCGCTCAGAACAGACGCGTAACCCTCAACATCAAAGCCGATAAAAAGACTGTGGAAGCAAACTACAAAGGCTAA
- a CDS encoding D-Ala-D-Ala carboxypeptidase family metallohydrolase gives MTDTHSTDNKVLSPHFSFKELVNTSNEKFVMANWNYGLLNMSQLVKLANFGETVRTVLGVPMIITSAIRCPELNESIGGSKTSQHMKCEAIDFICRGIGVARIFDLIRESNLTFGQLILEQAGGKEWIHISIGNKNEVMKYDGKKYIRMER, from the coding sequence ATGACAGATACACACTCAACAGATAATAAAGTGCTATCCCCACATTTCAGCTTTAAAGAGCTGGTCAATACGAGCAATGAAAAGTTTGTAATGGCAAATTGGAATTATGGCCTTTTAAATATGAGCCAGCTTGTGAAGTTGGCAAACTTCGGAGAGACAGTCCGCACGGTTTTGGGAGTGCCTATGATTATAACCTCTGCCATCCGTTGCCCAGAGCTGAATGAATCTATCGGCGGCAGTAAGACAAGCCAGCATATGAAATGCGAAGCCATAGACTTTATTTGCCGGGGGATTGGGGTTGCTCGTATTTTTGATCTTATCCGTGAAAGCAATCTGACTTTCGGACAACTCATTTTGGAGCAGGCTGGAGGCAAAGAGTGGATACATATTAGCATTGGTAATAAAAATGAAGTTATGAAATATGACGGTAAAAAATATATAAGGATGGAAAGGTAA
- a CDS encoding DUF4376 domain-containing protein, whose amino-acid sequence MLKFIKCKNCKTIISVEGKLDRPFNDDILTLANDENTIAGEVLCAECQSIEDEKNKSAPMPEPTEEELFEHARQNKLACVKVLRDQKEQGGFEYLGKVFDSDTVSAQRLSLAGQTASICIMQNHPFSVVWTVKDNSTIELTAEQLLGAILALTMHANKCHQEASELKEKINKAETLEELEAIEL is encoded by the coding sequence ATGTTGAAATTTATTAAATGTAAAAATTGTAAAACGATAATCAGTGTTGAAGGAAAACTGGATAGGCCTTTTAATGATGATATCCTTACTCTTGCTAATGACGAAAATACTATTGCAGGCGAAGTTCTTTGTGCTGAATGTCAGTCTATCGAGGACGAAAAGAACAAGTCGGCTCCTATGCCTGAACCGACAGAAGAAGAACTCTTTGAACACGCAAGGCAGAATAAACTTGCTTGTGTTAAGGTTTTGCGTGATCAGAAAGAGCAGGGCGGTTTTGAGTATTTGGGAAAGGTGTTTGATAGTGATACTGTTTCTGCCCAGCGATTGTCACTTGCCGGGCAGACAGCAAGTATCTGTATTATGCAAAATCACCCTTTTAGCGTGGTTTGGACTGTAAAGGATAACTCTACCATAGAACTGACTGCGGAACAGCTTCTGGGGGCTATTTTGGCATTAACTATGCATGCTAATAAATGCCATCAGGAAGCAAGCGAACTGAAGGAGAAAATAAATAAGGCTGAGACCTTAGAAGAATTGGAGGCTATAGAATTATGA
- a CDS encoding LamG domain-containing protein yields the protein MPTNKEIYLRDSVIGLKKKFSIQRRLAVPVDDGIELLVNRDFSTTDNWIAQSGISILTSQNRAVWTSGNNNSLSQACNIIKSTWYRVEFDVLEYQQGDIDVFAGNEGRRVRAEAYQGHISLDLYSNGDSILYIYGRDNFRGSISNISLKKLVFYEENWLDVTKYTFKDSLSSVSDSIDTKSWEFGEVKQSNASLKFLNLHGEFSDEDNEESIFHGYQRHNSKVKIEVLFEGGSSDVLFNGLLDDRSAKTKVKGTQAIIENITAFSYSKTLSDITISELGTIGGATVNELVYNIMTRGFFTDLFTVDFANIKAGYNAEVDYTVYEQGAKVSEVLKDLAKGHSIFGVDTDNNFYFKPVEPTEEVMIELGNYPERKIQVTDYESGSNRVIENFYWEESTEKFELAVPKYKTNKQIKVSGITNSAYRQGLLNYLGVKFSKKLFAFSVDIPLCPFIKLLDRVKVQQIGAVNDNTFILNISKLDIGRLELPIGAIRASFDNDFVVYDFKHSGNKTSLIVIEYDPENYSRLLLNLVSVWEFQGNGDDRLRQNSGSPINMVYENMPSVFDLGSLCGVFDGTSSYINVPYSTSLSPAGKEISIEAWIYKSVAAPIAEKIASKTQNGGYGLFASTSGRVGAQVYTNGAYNTVYSHNNALTLNAWHQVVMVYNGFDITLYLDGVVVGSIYAAGKMTYSVENNLIIGAEASAADTPEATGFFNGKIASIKFWNRELSPREIRMLYNNGMGLSYRSILGV from the coding sequence ATGCCAACAAATAAAGAAATCTATCTCAGGGACAGTGTAATCGGGCTGAAAAAGAAATTTTCAATTCAGCGGCGTTTGGCTGTGCCTGTGGATGATGGGATTGAGCTGTTGGTTAACAGGGATTTCTCTACTACCGATAACTGGATAGCGCAATCTGGCATAAGCATTTTAACCTCTCAAAATAGGGCTGTATGGACTAGCGGCAATAATAACTCTTTATCTCAGGCATGCAATATTATTAAAAGCACTTGGTATCGCGTAGAGTTTGATGTTTTGGAATATCAGCAGGGAGATATAGATGTATTTGCAGGAAATGAAGGACGCAGAGTACGCGCGGAAGCATATCAGGGGCATATTTCTCTTGATTTATACAGTAATGGGGATAGTATTCTCTATATCTATGGGCGCGATAATTTTAGAGGCTCAATAAGTAATATCAGTTTAAAAAAACTCGTTTTCTATGAGGAAAACTGGCTTGATGTAACGAAATATACTTTTAAAGATAGCCTAAGCAGCGTTAGCGATAGCATTGATACAAAATCATGGGAATTTGGCGAGGTTAAACAATCTAACGCCTCTCTTAAATTTTTAAATCTTCATGGCGAATTTTCTGATGAGGATAATGAAGAAAGCATATTTCATGGATACCAAAGGCATAACAGCAAAGTAAAAATAGAGGTTTTATTTGAAGGGGGCAGTTCAGACGTGCTCTTTAATGGGCTACTTGATGATAGAAGTGCAAAGACAAAGGTAAAAGGCACTCAGGCTATCATAGAAAATATTACAGCCTTCTCATATTCTAAGACGTTGAGCGATATAACCATTTCAGAACTGGGTACTATTGGCGGCGCGACCGTTAATGAACTTGTTTATAACATTATGACGCGTGGTTTCTTCACAGATTTATTTACAGTTGATTTTGCGAATATTAAAGCCGGGTACAATGCCGAAGTAGATTATACGGTTTATGAACAAGGTGCAAAAGTATCCGAAGTGTTAAAAGACCTTGCCAAAGGGCATAGTATATTCGGGGTTGATACAGATAATAACTTTTATTTTAAACCAGTTGAGCCTACTGAAGAAGTCATGATTGAGCTTGGTAATTATCCAGAGAGAAAAATACAAGTTACTGACTACGAAAGCGGAAGCAATAGGGTTATAGAAAACTTTTACTGGGAAGAAAGCACGGAAAAGTTTGAATTAGCCGTCCCGAAATATAAAACAAATAAACAGATTAAAGTATCTGGAATAACAAACAGCGCATACAGGCAAGGGCTTTTAAATTATTTGGGCGTTAAATTTAGCAAAAAACTTTTTGCCTTTTCTGTAGATATTCCTCTTTGTCCTTTTATAAAACTGCTTGACCGCGTAAAAGTGCAACAAATAGGCGCGGTTAATGATAATACTTTTATTCTTAACATTTCAAAATTGGATATAGGTAGACTTGAACTTCCAATAGGGGCAATTCGCGCATCTTTTGATAACGATTTTGTTGTGTATGATTTTAAGCATTCCGGCAATAAAACCAGCTTAATAGTCATTGAGTACGACCCGGAAAACTATAGCAGGCTCCTTTTAAATCTCGTCTCTGTCTGGGAGTTTCAAGGCAATGGTGACGATAGGCTTCGCCAGAATAGCGGCAGTCCTATAAATATGGTCTATGAAAATATGCCTTCTGTCTTTGATTTGGGTAGCTTATGTGGCGTCTTTGATGGGACTTCTAGTTATATAAACGTACCTTATTCAACTTCTTTGTCCCCGGCTGGTAAAGAAATCAGTATTGAAGCATGGATATATAAGAGCGTGGCAGCTCCTATTGCTGAAAAAATAGCATCCAAAACACAAAATGGAGGTTATGGCTTATTTGCAAGTACAAGCGGACGTGTCGGCGCGCAGGTTTATACAAACGGCGCGTATAACACGGTTTACAGCCATAATAATGCCCTTACGCTTAATGCCTGGCATCAAGTTGTTATGGTATATAACGGCTTTGATATTACACTCTATCTTGACGGCGTTGTCGTTGGTTCTATTTATGCAGCTGGGAAGATGACATATTCAGTAGAGAATAACTTAATTATAGGTGCTGAAGCCAGTGCTGCGGACACTCCTGAAGCAACAGGTTTCTTTAATGGCAAAATAGCAAGTATAAAATTTTGGAATAGAGAGCTTTCTCCCAGAGAAATACGAATGCTTTATAACAATGGCATGGGGCTTTCTTACAGGTCAATTTTAGGAGTTTAA
- a CDS encoding chromosome segregation ATPase, with amino-acid sequence MAGDNEVKIRASIDDDYSGKAEKISDATKDVTKALEQVEKPAQGAGDALSKLSEESNSLSGDIDSVKLASLDAADAEMTLTNATGEVVDSTKEASKSQEELADKTKESKKETGLLDKAFKQLNPTMIASNLAAGLITKAVNMATNAIKDLGKFVVDSVYAFAESEMGLNRLEASLRNVHITSPYVIEDYKNFASQMQKTVGVSDDLILKQLTLATNFGLYGDKAKQATEAAYALSIGLDQDLNTAMMTVLKASEGNTAGLNKLGLKYEKTGDQAKDFENILGAINSRFGQLSGANMDNQITKTNVLKETWGDFSKAIGKAFEPLAKFFTNFLISSVEWLTDSFVFLTDNTNILSESFVKGFMYAELAVLKLKAGIYSTMVGFQEFGNKIGLVSDAALQGAKDILDSTIKDENAKKEQIRLYEEMTSVLDSQRDSINANTEANKKLGQEQVKAAEEAYKADKDRIAKEEELRKQAEQAEKDRIKRMNDFIVNAREERFKRISEIVALETAEEQAELIVRQQKAYDAQLTAIDTELSLLDGKNQAELEKIRELEEQKRVIREEFDAYNASIDALQEEQKIIASDADIARAKHVAELKAHYASATYQAQIQTLSNLATFQNAKTKELAAVGKAAAIAQAYMDTYRAANLAIATVPPPWGYALAASSTALGLANVAQISGVQLAVGTGYVPHDMDARIHEGEIVTPAPFSASLRSGELAMVNPSALAGSSGGGGDINVYLTVEGDVIGDTSENLITGIHDGMNEMIAQGRLTPIATGEAI; translated from the coding sequence ATGGCAGGAGATAACGAAGTTAAAATTAGGGCATCAATAGATGATGATTACTCTGGAAAAGCAGAGAAAATAAGTGATGCTACTAAAGATGTTACCAAAGCACTTGAACAGGTAGAAAAGCCTGCTCAAGGTGCTGGCGACGCTTTATCTAAGTTGTCAGAAGAGAGTAATAGCCTTTCTGGAGACATAGACTCTGTTAAACTAGCTTCATTAGATGCCGCTGACGCTGAAATGACATTAACAAATGCTACCGGAGAAGTTGTTGATAGCACGAAAGAAGCCTCTAAGAGTCAAGAAGAATTAGCGGATAAAACAAAAGAAAGTAAAAAAGAAACTGGCTTATTGGATAAGGCATTTAAACAATTAAACCCAACAATGATAGCCAGTAATCTTGCGGCCGGATTAATAACAAAAGCTGTTAATATGGCTACAAATGCCATAAAAGATTTAGGCAAGTTTGTTGTAGATAGTGTTTATGCTTTTGCTGAAAGCGAAATGGGGTTAAATCGTTTAGAAGCATCTCTCCGCAATGTTCACATAACCTCGCCTTATGTAATCGAAGATTATAAAAATTTTGCATCCCAGATGCAGAAAACAGTCGGCGTATCTGATGACCTCATATTAAAACAACTTACCCTTGCAACGAACTTCGGGCTTTATGGAGATAAGGCCAAACAAGCTACTGAAGCCGCCTACGCGCTTAGTATTGGCTTAGATCAGGATCTAAATACCGCCATGATGACAGTTTTGAAGGCTTCTGAGGGTAATACCGCCGGGCTCAACAAACTGGGCCTTAAATATGAGAAAACAGGCGATCAGGCAAAAGACTTTGAAAATATCCTCGGCGCGATAAACTCTCGCTTCGGTCAGTTATCCGGCGCGAACATGGATAACCAGATAACAAAGACCAATGTTCTTAAGGAAACATGGGGAGATTTTTCAAAGGCAATAGGCAAAGCCTTTGAACCGTTGGCAAAATTTTTTACAAATTTTCTTATCTCTTCTGTGGAATGGCTGACGGATTCTTTTGTTTTTCTAACAGACAATACAAACATTCTTTCTGAAAGTTTCGTGAAGGGTTTTATGTATGCCGAGTTAGCAGTATTGAAATTGAAAGCCGGCATATACTCTACAATGGTTGGTTTTCAAGAGTTTGGAAATAAAATAGGACTGGTTTCTGATGCCGCACTTCAGGGGGCAAAAGATATTCTTGATAGCACTATTAAAGATGAGAATGCAAAAAAAGAGCAGATAAGACTTTACGAGGAAATGACATCTGTTCTCGATAGCCAAAGAGATAGTATCAATGCTAATACAGAAGCAAATAAAAAGCTAGGACAAGAGCAGGTCAAAGCGGCTGAAGAGGCATATAAAGCTGATAAGGATCGTATCGCAAAAGAAGAAGAACTCCGCAAGCAAGCCGAGCAGGCGGAAAAAGACAGAATAAAACGCATGAATGATTTTATCGTTAATGCGCGTGAAGAACGCTTTAAGCGAATTAGCGAAATAGTAGCTCTGGAAACTGCTGAAGAACAAGCTGAACTTATTGTTCGTCAACAAAAAGCCTATGATGCTCAACTGACTGCTATTGATACAGAACTCTCTTTATTAGATGGTAAAAATCAGGCCGAACTTGAAAAAATAAGAGAGTTGGAAGAACAAAAAAGAGTTATTAGAGAAGAATTTGATGCCTATAATGCCAGCATAGATGCTCTGCAGGAAGAACAAAAGATAATAGCGAGTGATGCTGATATTGCAAGAGCAAAGCACGTCGCTGAATTAAAAGCGCATTATGCCAGCGCAACATATCAGGCACAAATACAAACTCTCTCAAATTTAGCGACTTTCCAAAACGCCAAAACAAAAGAATTGGCGGCTGTAGGAAAAGCGGCGGCGATCGCGCAGGCTTATATGGACACATATAGGGCTGCAAACTTAGCAATAGCAACAGTCCCTCCACCTTGGGGATACGCGCTGGCGGCAAGCAGTACCGCTTTGGGGTTAGCGAATGTGGCTCAAATATCAGGTGTTCAGCTTGCAGTCGGTACTGGCTATGTTCCTCACGATATGGATGCCAGAATACACGAGGGCGAAATAGTAACGCCTGCGCCGTTCTCTGCCAGTTTAAGAAGTGGCGAACTGGCTATGGTCAACCCTTCTGCGCTTGCAGGATCAAGCGGTGGCGGCGGAGATATCAACGTGTATCTGACAGTGGAAGGTGATGTCATCGGAGATACATCAGAAAACCTTATAACAGGCATACATGATGGGATGAATGAAATGATAGCGCAGGGCAGGCTTACGCCAATAGCGACCGGGGAGGCTATATGA
- a CDS encoding phage protein Gp36 family protein produces MAYCTVSDVQAFFQNYQFGADEPVSSVKVNSLMEEWTARIDSVLRMRYVLPITEASDLSLLKQICSKYVAGDIDGIMNDGKSSYMQKPEARNRDLKDEANTLLEELRMGQISLITPRLPITKLTVGGKRHGCKGCL; encoded by the coding sequence ATGGCATATTGCACAGTTTCCGATGTTCAGGCTTTCTTCCAAAATTACCAGTTTGGAGCGGATGAGCCTGTATCTTCAGTTAAGGTTAACAGCCTTATGGAAGAGTGGACCGCGCGTATAGATTCTGTGCTTAGAATGCGTTATGTTTTACCAATTACAGAAGCCTCGGATTTAAGTTTACTCAAGCAAATATGCTCAAAGTATGTTGCCGGGGATATAGATGGAATAATGAATGACGGCAAAAGTTCTTATATGCAAAAACCTGAAGCAAGAAACAGGGATTTGAAAGACGAAGCTAACACATTACTTGAAGAACTGCGTATGGGTCAAATATCATTAATAACTCCGAGGCTTCCCATAACAAAATTAACTGTAGGAGGCAAAAGGCATGGCTGTAAGGGTTGTTTATAG
- a CDS encoding Mu-like prophage major head subunit gpT family protein: MAITQEQLDALNIAAQGKFQQAIEKYDMGFLGQLALSVTSTHASETYTGLNQLPDLDKFIDEVKYTQILGKSHMIENEEFAGGVTIQSKDVEDDNLGLFPSRISDLGTVAANKPLRQVIKMLENGNNSSMGIAYDGSNFFATDHKDGKASYSNLLTGSGTTASQFEADFTKAVAALKRLPNDAGNPFYGDLSVSAANLLVVVPTELEIVAQKVLTTTFGANGADNVLKNRAQIASPALLTDPNDWYLVFTGSSMKPIIHQNRKAPEIVLPTLNDESYKKHLKLEYMANTRFGTGWAFPQLALKIVNG; encoded by the coding sequence ATGGCTATTACACAAGAACAATTAGACGCGCTTAATATAGCGGCGCAGGGCAAATTCCAGCAGGCCATTGAGAAGTATGACATGGGATTTTTGGGCCAGTTGGCATTGAGCGTTACATCCACTCACGCCAGCGAAACCTATACTGGCTTAAACCAGTTGCCGGATTTAGACAAGTTTATCGATGAGGTTAAATACACTCAGATACTTGGTAAATCCCACATGATTGAAAACGAGGAGTTTGCCGGGGGCGTAACCATTCAGAGCAAGGACGTGGAGGACGATAACCTCGGTTTATTCCCTTCTCGTATCTCTGATTTGGGTACGGTTGCTGCAAACAAACCTCTCAGGCAGGTTATCAAGATGTTAGAAAACGGCAATAACTCTTCAATGGGTATTGCTTATGACGGTTCTAACTTCTTTGCTACCGACCACAAAGACGGCAAAGCCTCTTACTCCAACCTCTTAACAGGCTCCGGCACAACCGCCAGCCAGTTTGAGGCGGACTTCACAAAGGCTGTCGCCGCTCTTAAGAGACTGCCCAATGATGCAGGTAATCCCTTCTATGGCGATTTATCTGTATCCGCCGCCAATCTTTTAGTTGTCGTACCTACTGAACTTGAAATTGTGGCTCAGAAGGTTTTGACAACTACATTTGGGGCAAATGGTGCGGATAACGTGCTTAAGAACAGAGCTCAGATTGCATCCCCTGCCTTATTGACTGATCCGAATGACTGGTATTTAGTTTTTACTGGTTCTTCTATGAAACCTATCATCCATCAGAACAGAAAGGCTCCTGAAATAGTATTGCCTACACTCAATGACGAAAGCTATAAAAAGCATCTAAAATTAGAGTACATGGCCAATACTCGTTTTGGTACTGGCTGGGCATTCCCTCAGTTAGCTCTCAAAATTGTTAACGGTTAG
- a CDS encoding DUF2190 family protein, translated as MALTDNLIDNGRKSGELVCHTAGAEIFLGALLCHDGAGAVVPAATGLVFAGIADGYAKEGEPVKVWKTGVFERPSTAAIAVSNIGTPVAFDSDDKVKATTGGTDACGILEDVKDTTNAIRIDGYAK; from the coding sequence ATGGCTTTAACAGACAATCTTATTGATAACGGCAGAAAATCAGGCGAATTAGTTTGCCATACTGCCGGGGCAGAGATTTTTCTCGGCGCATTACTGTGCCATGACGGCGCAGGCGCAGTAGTTCCTGCCGCGACCGGGTTAGTTTTTGCTGGTATAGCTGACGGCTATGCCAAAGAAGGCGAACCTGTCAAGGTATGGAAAACAGGGGTCTTTGAAAGACCTTCTACTGCCGCCATCGCGGTTTCTAACATTGGCACACCCGTCGCCTTTGATAGCGATGACAAAGTAAAGGCAACTACTGGGGGTACCGACGCTTGCGGTATCTTAGAAGATGTCAAAGACACCACAAACGCTATCCGCATTGACGGCTATGCGAAATAA
- a CDS encoding ATP-dependent Clp protease proteolytic subunit, translated as MYREIYITADISKETATDIVAQIKAMSEGIGANQPIKMYVNCFGGSATAMFTILDAMATCPCEIITVNLGEADSAAALIFSAGSKRFITENSRVMIHEVRLSTLYSAEPLSQIEAELKEFQILNDNMFKALAKNTGKKPEEIKADVFGKDLYLSAEEAIEYGLADAILTTEIKEKYSLKKVDLETVRGSKTTKEKRMITKEEAIKALKNDFDMDVVAIKADNEAKTAELTSLKAEKEQLTASNTELTTKVETLEAEKVAEAAKVVNAKKEAAFDKAAGEGRIPLAVKEETLKAFKGLEDLEGYLAKLPVVLSNKAKGSSEPGAVVELTETEKATAKKMGVSEEDFKKTKAAQQTK; from the coding sequence ATGTATAGAGAGATTTATATAACAGCGGATATAAGCAAAGAAACCGCAACTGATATTGTGGCTCAGATTAAAGCGATGTCTGAGGGTATAGGAGCAAATCAGCCTATTAAAATGTATGTCAATTGCTTTGGCGGTTCCGCTACAGCAATGTTTACCATTTTAGACGCTATGGCGACCTGCCCGTGTGAGATTATTACAGTTAACCTCGGAGAAGCTGATAGTGCTGCCGCCCTGATATTTAGTGCTGGGAGCAAACGCTTTATTACCGAGAATTCAAGGGTAATGATACACGAAGTTAGATTAAGCACCCTTTATAGTGCGGAGCCTTTATCACAAATTGAAGCGGAACTCAAAGAATTCCAAATCCTTAACGATAACATGTTTAAGGCTCTTGCAAAGAACACAGGCAAAAAACCGGAAGAGATTAAAGCCGATGTATTTGGCAAAGATTTGTACTTATCGGCGGAGGAAGCCATTGAATATGGCCTTGCCGATGCTATTCTAACAACTGAAATAAAAGAAAAATACAGCTTAAAAAAAGTGGACTTAGAAACTGTCAGAGGCAGTAAGACCACAAAGGAGAAAAGAATGATAACTAAGGAAGAAGCAATCAAGGCTTTAAAGAACGACTTTGATATGGATGTCGTGGCTATTAAAGCAGATAACGAGGCTAAAACAGCCGAATTAACATCCTTAAAAGCCGAAAAGGAACAACTTACAGCCTCTAACACAGAGCTCACTACGAAAGTTGAAACCCTTGAAGCTGAAAAGGTGGCGGAAGCGGCAAAAGTAGTAAACGCCAAGAAAGAAGCCGCATTTGATAAAGCGGCTGGCGAAGGCCGTATTCCTTTAGCGGTAAAAGAGGAAACTCTTAAAGCGTTTAAAGGTCTTGAGGATCTTGAAGGCTACCTTGCCAAATTGCCTGTTGTGTTAAGCAATAAAGCAAAAGGCAGTAGCGAACCTGGTGCTGTTGTTGAATTAACAGAAACGGAAAAAGCAACCGCAAAGAAAATGGGCGTATCTGAAGAAGATTTCAAAAAAACAAAAGCCGCCCAGCAAACCAAATAA